From the genome of Pseudomonas helvetica:
ACGGCTGGGGCACCGCAGGCACTTTGGGGTTCCTCGTCACCGCGTTGATGGTGGCGACGATGTACACCTGCTTCATCTTCAGTTTCACCGAACTCACCACCGCGATTCCCCACGCTGGCGGGCCCTTTGCCTACAGCCGACGGGCCTTTGGTGAAAAAGGCGGCTTGATCGCCGGGATCGCCACGCTGATCGAGTTCGTCTTTGCGCCACCGGCCATTGCGATGGCTATCGGCGCCTACCTGAACGTGCAATACCCGGATCTGGACCCGAAACTCGCCGCGGTCGGCGCCTACTTCGTGTTCATGGGCCTGAACATTCTCGGCGTCAGCATTGCCGCGACCTTCGAACTGGTGGTGACCGTTCTGGCGGTAGCCGAACTGCTGGTGTTCATGGGCGTGGTTGCACCGGGCTTCAGCTTCAGCAATTTCGTGCTCAACGGCTGGTCCGGCTCCAATGAGTTCACGGTCGCCTCGATCCCCGGCATCTTTGCGGCGATCCCCTTTGCCATCTGGTTTTTCCTCGCCATCGAAGGCGCGGCCATGGCTGCCGAAGAAGCCAAGGACCCGAAACGTACCATTCCACGGGCCTACGTCAGCGGCATCCTGACCCTGGTGTTCCTGGCCATCGGCGTGATGGTGATGGCCGGCGGTGTGGGCGACTGGCGCCAACTGGCGAACATCAACGATCCACTGCCTCAGGCCATGAAAGCCGTGGTCGGCAACAACTCCAGCTGGATGCACATGCTGGTGTGGATCGGTTTGTTCGGTCTGGTGGCGAGCTTCCACGGGATCATCCTCGGCTACTCGCGCCAGTTCTTCGCCCTCGCTCGCGCCGGCTACCTGCCTC
Proteins encoded in this window:
- the eat gene encoding ethanolamine permease; its protein translation is MTSSTTLKPTLGTLHLWGIAVGLVISGEYFGWSYGWGTAGTLGFLVTALMVATMYTCFIFSFTELTTAIPHAGGPFAYSRRAFGEKGGLIAGIATLIEFVFAPPAIAMAIGAYLNVQYPDLDPKLAAVGAYFVFMGLNILGVSIAATFELVVTVLAVAELLVFMGVVAPGFSFSNFVLNGWSGSNEFTVASIPGIFAAIPFAIWFFLAIEGAAMAAEEAKDPKRTIPRAYVSGILTLVFLAIGVMVMAGGVGDWRQLANINDPLPQAMKAVVGNNSSWMHMLVWIGLFGLVASFHGIILGYSRQFFALARAGYLPRGLAKLSRFQTPHRAILAGGVIGIAAIYSDGLVNLQGMTLTAAMITMSVFGAIVMYIISMLSLFKLRKTEPLLERTFRAPGYPIVPGIALFLAVVCLVAMAWFNTLIGMIFLGFMVAGFIYFQLTAKQRFDAPADAMLTGI